From one Musa acuminata AAA Group cultivar baxijiao chromosome BXJ2-6, Cavendish_Baxijiao_AAA, whole genome shotgun sequence genomic stretch:
- the LOC103973856 gene encoding 3-hydroxy-3-methylglutaryl-coenzyme A reductase 3: MDVRRRLPSRPPSVVAPSPFRDGGACRPPSSSPAVPRLQASDALPLPIRHTNLLFSALFVGSLVFLMRRWREKVRCSTPLHLLGLSEILAIVGLIASLIYLLSFFGIAFVQSIVSSHDEEDDFLLSGAAPDSAPSPAPICPLLSTDGTISSQRNLEITADDEDIVSSVVSGKIPSYVLESRLGDCRRAAGIRREALRRITGRTLEGLPLDGLDYASILGQCCELPVGYVQLPVGIAGPLVLDGREYHVPMATTEGCLVASTNRGCKAIAESGGATSVVLRDGMTRAPAVRLPTARRAADLKAFLEDPNNFETIALVFNRSSRFARLQGIHCALAGRNLYMRFSCSTGDAMGMNMVSKGVQNVLDYLQNDFEDMDVISISGNFCSDKKPAAVNWIEGRGKSVVCEAIIKEEVVRKVLKTNIPALVELNTIKNLAGSAIAGSLGGFNAQASNVVSAIYIATGQDPAQNVESSHCITMMEAVNDGKDLHISVTMPSIEVGTVGGGTQLASQAACLDLLGVKGASLESPGANARRLATVVAGAVLAGELSLLSALAAGQLVMSHMKYNRSSKDFSKAAC, translated from the exons ATGGACGTCCGCCGGAGGCTACCATCGCGGCCCCCCTCTGTCGTCGCCCCCTCCCCCTTTCGCGACGGAGGAGCCTGTCGCCCCCCCTCCTCGTCCCCCGCCGTCCCCCGGCTCCAGGCGTCGGACGCCCTCCCCCTCCCGATCCGGCACACCAACCTCCTCTTCTCCGCCCTCTTCGTCGGCTCTCTCGTTTTCCTCATGCGGCGTTGGCGCGAGAAGGTCCGATGCTCCACcccgctccacctcctcggcctctcCGAGATCCTCGCCATCGTCGGCCTCATCGCCTCCCTCATCTACCTCCTCAGCTTCTTTGGCATCGCCTTCGTCCAGTCCATCGTCTCCTCCCACGACGAGGAGGACGACTTCCTCCTCTCCGGCGCCGCCCCCGATTCTGCCCCCTCTCCTGCCCCCATTTGCCCACTTCTCTCCACGGATGGAACCATCTCCTCTCAGAGGAACCTGGAGATCACTGCCGATGACGAGGATATTGTCTCCTCTGTGGTCTCCGGGAAGATCCCATCTTATGTCCTCGAGTCCAGGCTCGGCGATTGCAGGAGGGCCGCGGGGATCCGTCGGGAGGCCCTCAGGAGGATCACCGGAAGGACCTTGGAGGGGTTGCCGCTCGATGGTTTGGACTACGCGTCGATCTTGGGACAGTGCTGCGAGCTCCCGGTGGGGTATGTTCAACTGCCGGTGGGGATCGCGGGGCCTTTGGTACTAGACGGAAGGGAATACCATGTGCCGATGGCGACCACAGAGGGATGCCTGGTGGCCAGCACCAACAGGGGTTGCAAGGCTATCGCAGAATCCGGAGGGGCCACGAGCGTGGTGCTGAGGGACGGCATGACTAGGGCACCTGCCGTGAGACTCCCGACGGCAAGGAGGGCCGCTGATCTCAAGGCCTTTTTGGAGGATCCCAACAACTTCGAGACCATCGCCTTGGTGTTCAACAG GTCTAGCAGATTTGCCAGGTTACAAGGAATCCACTGTGCCCTCGCTGGGAGGAACCTCTATATGAGATTCAGTTGCAGCACAGGAGATGCAATGGGGATGAACATGGTCTCCAAAGGTGTGCAAAATGTCTTGGACTACCTGCAGAATGACTTTGAGGACATGGACGTCATCAGCATCTCAG GTAATTTTTGCTCCGACAAGAAGCCTGCTGCAGTGAATTGGATTGAAGGACGGGGTAAATCGGTGGTCTGTGAGGCAATCATCAAGGAGGAGGTGGTAAGGAAGGTTTTGAAGACCAATATACCTGCATTAGTGGAACTCAACACGATCAAGAACCTTGCTGGCTCAGCCATAGCTGGATCTCTTGGGGGCTTCAATGCTCAAGCAAGCAACGTTGTGTCTGCCATCTACATCGCCACTGGCCAAGATCCAGCTCAGAATGTGGAGAGTTCACACTGTATCACCATGATGGAAGCTGTGAATGATGGAAAGGATCTTCACATCTCTGTGACCATGCCATCCATTGAG GTTGGCACAGTTGGAGGTGGGACTCAACTTGCTTCCCAGGCTGCCTGCTTGGACCTACTTGGTGTGAAGGGTGCAAGCTTGGAGTCTCCTGGTGCAAATGCCAGACGCCTCGCCACTGTCGTGGCCGGTGCAGTTCTGGCTGGGGAGCTGTCTCTCCTCTCAGCTCTTGCAGCTGGCCAACTTGTGATGAGTCATATGAAGTACAACAGATCCAGCAAAGATTTCTCCAAGGCTGCCTGCTGA
- the LOC103973855 gene encoding AT-hook motif nuclear-localized protein 27 has protein sequence MAGMESGSASGGDGSSSRYLHHLLRQPQPSTQIPPQESEPSTEESPKLSSDRGGSDHPSDSSPAGTSGGPVRRPRGRPPGSKNKPKPPIIVTRDSPNALRSHVIEVASGADVFECVSEYSRRRGRGVSVLSGTGAVTNVALRQPGASPPGSMVATLRGRFEILSLTGTVLPPPAPPGASGLSVFLAGGQGQVMGGSVAGPLVATGPVMLMVASFANAVYERLPLEGEEEEAAAAQSQQPAVSQSSGVSGGGGGGGDGGSASGAGGVPFYNLSGNMGSYQFPSDAFGWGGGGIRPPF, from the coding sequence ATGGCCGGGATGGAATCCGGAAGTGCAAGCGGCGGCGATGGAAGTTCTTCGCGCtacctccaccacctccttcgCCAGCCGCAGCCGTCGACCCAAATCCCGCCGCAGGAATCCGAGCCCTCCACGGAGGAAAGCCCCAAGCTTTCCTCCGACCGTGGCGGCAGCGATCATCCGTCTGACTCCTCCCCGGCGGGCACTTCCGGGGGCCCTGTCCGCCGCCCCCGCGGCCGTCCCCCGGGCTCCAAGAACAAACCGAAGCCCCCGATCATAGTCACGCGCGACAGCCCCAACGCCCTCCGCTCCCACGTGATCGAGGTCGCCAGCGGGGCGGACGTCTTCGAGTGCGTATCCGAGTACTCTCGGCGACGGGGGCGGGGGGTCTCCGTCCTCAGCGGCACCGGCGCGGTAACCAACGTGGCCCTCCGCCAGCCCGGGGCGTCGCCGCCGGGGAGCATGGTGGCCACGCTCAGGGGCCGGTTCGAGATTCTGTCGCTGACGGGGACCGTCCTCCCGCCGCCGGCGCCTCCTGGCGCCAGCGGGTTGTCGGTGTTCTTGGCCGGAGGCCAGGGGCAGGTGATGGGAGGCAGCGTGGCGGGGCCGCTGGTGGCGACGGGTCCGGTGATGCTGATGGTGGCGTCCTTCGCCAATGCGGTATACGAGCGGCTGCCACTGGAAGGCGAGGAGGAGGAAGCAGCTGCCGCGCAGAGCCAGCAGCCGGCAGTGTCGCAGTCTTCGGGCGTTTCcggaggcggcggaggcggcggagaCGGCGGTAGTGCTAGCGGCGCCGGCGGTGTTCCCTTCTATAACTTGAGTGGTAACATGGGGAGTTACCAGTTCCCAAGCGATGCTTTTGGATGGGGTGGTGGTGGGATTAGGCCACCTTTCTAA